The genomic region GTAGCCGTGGGTGTGTTCGGCGATGAAGGCGGTGTCGACGGCGCCGTCGGCCTCGATGATCATTTTGTTGAGGAGGCGGAAGAGCGCCTGGTCGCCGCCGATGCGGATCTGGAGGAAGAGGTCGGTGAGGGCGGCGCCCTTGAGCATGCCGTGGGCGGTCTGGGGGTTCTTGAACCGTTCGAGGCCGGCTTCGGGCAGCGGGTTCACGGAGATGATCTTCGCCCCGGCGGTCTTGGCCTGTTCGAGGGCGGAGAGCATCCGGGGGTGGTTGGTGCCGGGGTTCTGTCCGGCGACGATGATCAGGTCGGCGTGGTGGAGGTCTTCGAGGCTGACGCTGCCCTTGCCGATCCCGATGGTCTCGGTGAGGGCCGAGCCGGACGACTCGTGGCACATGTTGGAGCAGTCGGGCAGGTTGTTGGTGCCGAATTCGCGGGCGAAGAGCTGGAGGAGGAAGGCCGCCTCGTTGCTGGTGCGTCCGGAGGTGTAGAAGAGGGCCTCGTCGGGGGAGGAGAGTGCGGTCAGCTCCTCGGCGATGATCTCGAAGGCGCGTTCCCAGGTCACGGCCTCGTACCGGTCGGCGCCCTCGGGCAGATACACGGGTTGCGTGATGCGTCCCTGCTGGCCGAGCCAGTAGCCGCTGCGGGTGCCGAGGTCGGCGACGGGGTGGGCGGCGAAGAAGTCGGGGGTGACGCGGCGCAGGGTCGCCTCCTCGGCGACGGCCTTGGCGCCGTTCTCGCAGAATTCGGCGGTGTGGCGCTTGTCGCCCTCGGGCCAGGCGCAGCCGGGGCAGTCGAAGCCGTCCTTCTGGTTGACCTTGAGGAGGGTCTGCGCGGTGCGCCGGACGCCCATCTGCTGCTGGGCGATGCGCAGGGTGTGGGCGACGGCGGGCAGTCCGGCGGCGGCGTGCTGGACCGCGTCGATCCGCGGGGCGTCCTGGACCGGGTCACCGGTCGGGGGCTTGGTGGCCATGGTGCTCCCCTTCGAGCCTTCGGCCGCCTCCGGGGCGGTGCGGGCGCGTGTGTCGCGTCCGGCCGGGCCCGTGGCGTCCTGTCTCTTCTTCTTACGCCTTGACAGTCCTTCGATCCTGTCATGCACGCGTGCCGGGTCTCTCCGCGGGAAGCGCGGGGGCGGGGAGGCCGCTCCGGAGGGGGAGCGGTGTCCCGGGCCGGGGGTGGTGGCCGGTCCGGATTGTCAGTGGTCCGTGGCAGGATCGGGGGCGTGGCTGAGACGGCATCGAAGAAGACGGCAGACAACCGACCGCGCCTGCTCCTGATGGACGGGCACTCCCTGGCGTACAGGGCGTTCTTCGCCCTGCCCGCGGAGAATTTCACGACGGCGACGGGGCAGCCGACGAATGCCGTGTACGGCTTCATGTCGATGCTGGCGAACACGCTGCGCGACGAGGCGCCCACGCATTTCGCGGTCGCGTTCGACGTGTCCCGCAAGACCTGGCGTGCGCAGGAGTTCCCCGAGTACAAGGCGAATCGTTCGAAGACCCCCGACGAGTTCAAGGGGCAGGTCGAGCTGATCGGCGAGCTTCTGGACGCGATGCACGCGGACCGGTTCGCGGTGGACGGGTTCGAGGCCGACGACGTCATCGCGACGCTGGCCACGCAGGCCGAGGCGGCGGGCTTCGAGGTGCTGATCGTCACGGGCGACCGGGATTCGTTCCAGCTGATCACGGACAATGTGACGGTGCTCTACCCGACGAAGGGCGTCTCGGAGCTGACGCGCTTCACTCCGGAGAAGGTCCAGGAGAAGTACGGGCTCACGCCTTCGCGGTATCCGGACTTCGCGGCGCTGCGGGGCGACCCCTCGGACAACCTTCCGGGCATCCCCGGTGTGGGTGAGAAGACGGCGGCGAAGTGGATCAACCAGTTCGGTTCGTTCGCGGAGCTGATCGAGCGGGCCGACGAGGTCAAGGGCAAGGCCGGGCAGAATTTCCGGGATCACCTGGACGCGGTGAAGATGAACCGTGTGCTGACCGAGATGGTCCGGGACGTGGAGTTGCCGAAGGCCCCGGCCGAGCTCGAGCGCGCTCCGTACGACCGCACGGCGGTCACGGGCGTGCTGGACATCCTGGAGATCCGTAACCCGAGCCTGCGCGAGCGGCTGCTCGCCGTCGACCCGGGTGCGGAGGAGGCCGGTCCGCCGGAGCCCCTGGCCGGCATCGAGCTGGACGGCGCGGTGCTGGGGTCCGGTGAGGTCGCCCCGTGGCTGGAGGCCCACGGCGGGCAGCCGCTCGGTGTGATGACCGTCGACACCTGGTCGCTGGGGACGGGCACGGTCACGGAGATCGCGCTCGCCGCCGCCGACGGGGCCGCCGCCTGGCTGGACCCGGCCGAGCTCGACGAGGCCGACGAGCAGGCTCTCGCCGCCTGGCTCGCGGACCCGGAGCGGCCCAAGGTCCTGCACAACGCCAAGAACGCCCTGCGGGTCTTCCCCGAGCAGGGCTGGCGGCTGGAGGGCATCACGATGGACACGGCGCTCGCCGCCTATCTCGTCAAGCCCGGCCGCCGTTCCTTCGCCCTGGACGCCCTGGCCGTGGAGTACCTCGGCCGTGAGCTGGCTCCGGCCCCCGCGTCCGACGGGCAGCTGGCGTTCGGCGCGGACGACCGCGCGGAGGCCGACGCCCTGATGGCGCAGGCGCGGGCGGTGCTGGACCTGGGGGACGCGTTCACGACGCGTCTGAAGGAGGTCGGCGCCACCGGACTGCTGCACGACATGGAGCTGCCGACATCGATCATGCTGGCCCGTCTGGAGCGGCACGGCATCGCCGCCGACCGAGCGCATCTGGAGGGCATGGAGCAGCAGTTCGCCGGTGCGGTGCAGCAGGCGGTGAAGGAGGCGCACGCCGCGGTGGGCCGTGAGTTCAACCTCGGCTCGCCCAAGCAGCTCCAGGAAGTGCTCTTCGGTGAGCTGGCCCTGCCGAAGACGAAGAAGACGAAGACGGGCTACACGACCGACGCGGACGCGCTGGCCTGGCTGGCCGCGCAGACCGAGCACGAGCTGCCGGTCATCATGCTGCGCCACCGGGAGCAGGCGAAGCTGAGGGTCACGGTCGAGGGCCTGATCAAGACGATCGGTGGGGACGGCCGCATCCACACCACGTTCAACCAGACGGTCGCGGCGACGGGCCGGCTCTCGTCCACCGACCCGAACCTGCAGAACATCCCCGTGCGTACGGACGAGGGGCGGGCGATCCGCCGGGGCTTCGTGGTCGGCGAGGGCTTCGAGACGCTGATGACGGCCGACTACAGCCAGATCGAGCTGCGGGTGATGGCGCACCTCTCGGAGGACGCCGGTCTGATCGAGGCGTTCACCTCCGGGGAGGACCTTCACACGACGGTCGCCTCGCAGGTGTTCGGCGTCGAGAAGTCGGCCGTCGACGCGGAGATGCGCCGCAAGATCAAGGCGATGTCGTACGGGCTGGCCTACGGGCTCTCCGCGTTCGGCCTCTCCCAGCAGCTGAACATCGAGGCCGGCGAGGCGCGCGGGCTGATGGACACCTACTTCCTGCGGTTCGGCGGGGTGCGCGACTATCTGCACCGCGTCGTGGAGGAGGCCAGGTCCACCGGGTACACGGAGACGATCCTCGGCCGCCGCCGCTACCTCCCGGACCTGAACAGCGACAACCGACAGCGGCGCGAGGCCGCCGAGCGGATGGCGCTCAACGCCCCGATCCAGGGGACGGCCGCCGACATCGTGAAGGTCGCGATGCTGCACGTGGACCGGGCGCTGCGTGAGGCGGAGCTGACGTCGCGGATGCTGCTCCAGGTCCACGACGAAATCGTCCTGGAGATCGCGAAGGGCGAGCGGGAGCAGGTCGAGGAGATCCTCCGCCGCGAGATGTCCACGGCGGTCGAGCTCCGTGCGCCGCTGGACGTCTCGGTCGGCGTCGGCAAGGACTGGGAGACGGCCGCGCACTGACGGCCCTTCCCGGAGCTGCGCTCAGCCGGCGTCCCGGCCGGCCGGGCGGCCCCGTGCGGTGTCCGTACGGGGCGCGTCCGCCGCACGGGGCCCGTCCGCCGGAGGGCGCCCGGACGGGTTCCGCAGCAGCCGCGCCCACGCCCCGTACAGCACCAGGCCGGCCGTCAGGCCCGCCCCGGCGCCGAAGCACGCGGTCGGGATGATGTCGAGGGGCGTGTCGGCGTGCCCGAAGCAGGCGTACCAGCGGGCACACCGGTGGACGACGCCCAGCAGGACGCACAGCGCCAGGAGCGCACCCGCCCACCTGCGTTCGGCCCGGCTCAGCACCGGCACGGACGCCGGGACCGGGACCGGCCCGGTGCGCCGCAGGCCCGTGTACGTGAACCACGCCAGGACCACCAGGGCCAGGGCCGAACTGCCGTACTGGACGATCTGGAACACCGGGTGGCCGCCGACGCTCCGGCCGAGGACGGGGATCAGCTCCGTGCCCCACCGGTCGTGATGCGTGAAGGCGTCCCACACGACGTGGGTCCCCGACCGATGACGGCGGACACGACGAACCACACCGCCTCGGGGAAAGCAGGGCGGCCCGGCTCACGACGGCGCCCCCGCACGAACGTGTGCACGCGTCCCCGCGCGGCCACGGGCAGCAGCGCGACGAGCGGTTCGCGCAGCATCAGCCAGAGCGCCACCAGGACGCCGGTGACGAGGACATCCACGGTGAACACTCCCCATACGGCGTGTGTCACCTCGCCGAACTCCATCGCCCCCGGCACGACTGTGTCCGCGTAGTAGGTGAGGTCGGGCGCGAACGACCCGGCGACGAGCGCGGAGGCGACGAGGGGCCCACGGCCCGTGCCGGACCTGCGGATTCCCGGGAGCACGGCGGCTGCGTGGCTGAGCGTGAACGGCATGGCGGCAAGTATGCGTGAGCACGTGTCACCCGCAGCGGCTTCCAGGCGACTTGACGGCCGTGAAGCTGAGAAAGCGGTAAGAACCGGGCGGGGACCAGTGTTCGGGCGGCGGGAGTTGTCGTAGGGTCGCCTGAGTTCTCGCGCGGGGAGCGCGGACAGCCGTCGACGGGGAGGAACCGACACGTATGGCAGCGCAATTCGGCCGCAGGCTGCGCAGGGGGGCCACCACCACCGCGGTGGCCGCCGCCGCCGTGGCAGCCCTCTCCGCCTCTCAGGCCCCCGCGGCACCGCACCCCGACAGCGCCGCGGACGACCGGACCGCGGCGGGTGTGACACCGCCCGGCGACAGCGCGGCCACGGGCAACTCGCCCTACCACACCGACCTCCCGCCGCTCGATACGCCCAACAAGCCCGGTGCGTCCGTCAATCTGCCGGTGACCGGCAGTGCCGAAGCGGGCATACCGGCCACCGTCCTGGCCGCGTACAAGAGGGCCGAGAAGGACCTCGCGAGCACCGACGCCGCGTGCCGCCTGCCGTGGCAGCTCCTCGCCGCGATCGGCAAGGTCGAGTCCGGCCAGGCCCGCGGCGGCAAGGTCGACGCGAACGGCACCACCTTCTCCCCGATCCTCGGCCCGGCGCTCAACGGCCAGGGCTTCGCGCTGATCAAGGACACCGACGGCGGGGCGTACGACGGGGACTCGACCCACGACCGTGCGGTCGGCCCGATGCAGTTCATCCCGTCGACCTGGGCGACCTGGGGCCAGGACGGGAACGGCGACGGGCGCAAGGACCCCAACAACGTCTACGACGCGGCACTGGCCGCCGGCCGTTACCTCTGCGCCGGCCCCCGCGACCTGTCGCTCGCCACGGACCTCGACCGGGCGGTGCTGAGCTACAACCACTCCACCGAGTACCTGCGCACGGTGCGCTCCTGGTTCGACTACTACAAGCGCGGCACCCACGAGGTCCCGGACGGCACGGGCGTCCTCCCCAAGGACACGGACACCGGTACGCCCTCCCCGTCGCCCACGCCCACTCCGCCGGCCACCTCGTCGCCGAGCACCCCGCCGGCGGCCACCGAACCGCCTGCCACCAAGCCGCCGGCCACGAAGCCTCCGTCCACCGGGCCGACGACTCCGCCGACCACGCCCCCGCCCACCACCCCGGCGCCCGGCGTGACCTTCGGGAGCCTGGAGAACGCGGGCACCGGCCCCCTCACCGCCACGGCGGGCGACGCGTTCTCCGAGCGCGTCAAGGTCCGGGCGCGGAACAAGCTGGGCGCGCCGCTCGCCAAGACGTCGGTGACCTTCAGCGTCGTCGGCGACACGGACACCCGCTTCGCCGAGGGGAAGCGCACCGTGACCCTGACCACCGGGGCCGACGGCACCGTCACCGCCCCTGTCCTGACGGCCGGGGAGAAGACGGGTCCCTTCAGGGTGACCGCCGTCGCCGGCACCACCGCGCCGCGCACCGTCAGCTACCTCGGGACCGTCACGGCCCGGGTCGCGGACACCATCGTCCGTACCGACGACAAGGTCCTGACGGCCGCCCCCGGCACCGCGTTCGCCGACCGGCTCGAGGTCAAGGCGGCGTACAAGGGCACGGGGGTGGCGGACACCGCCGTCACCGCCACGATGATCACCGATGCGGAGACGCCCACCGCGAACGACAAGGGCCCGTACTTCAAGGACGCGCTCGGCACCCCCGTCCGCACCCTGACCCTGAAGACCGGAGCCGACGGACTCCTCGAACTCCCGGAGATCCACGCCGACGACACGGCGGGCACCTACGAACTGCGGCTCACCACAGCGAGCGGCGCCACGCTGACCGTCGAGCTCGAGGTCGAGGCCCCCGCGGCCTGACCCGCACGGGACCAGCGGCTTCCGGCTCAGGCCGGAAGCCGTGGCCCGGCACCTGTGCTGGCCCGGTACCTTCGCTGGTCCGGTGCCTTCGCTAGTCCCGGCGCAGTCGCGCCGAGGTGAAGCGCGTGGCCTCCATGGTCGTCGGGTCCTCGGGCCACGGGTGCTTCGGGTAGCGGCCGCGCAGCTCCGCCCGTACGCCCCGGTACCCCTCCCGCCAGAACGACGCCAGGTCCGCGGTGACCGCCGCCGGGCGCCCGGCCGGGGACAGCAGGTGGACCAGGACGGGCACGCCCGCCACCCGGGGCGTCTCGCTCAGCCCGAACAGCTCCTGGAGCTTCACCGCGAGTACGGGCTGCTCCCCGCCGTACTCCACCCGGATCCGGGACCCGCTCGGCACCTCGATCCGCTCCGGGGCGAGCTCGTCGAGCCGGGCCGCCTCACCCGTCGCCCACGGCAGCAGCCGCCGCACCGCCTGCCCGGCGTCGATCCGCGCCAGATCCGCGCGGCGGCCGGCCCGGGACAGCTCGGGCTCCAGCCACTCGTCGGCGCGGTCCAGCAGCGCCCCGTCCGACACATCGGGCCACGGCGCCCCCACCACCCGGTGCAGGAACGCGAGCCGCAGCCGCAGCTGCTCGCTGTCCCGGGTCCACCGCAGCAGCCCCGTCCCCTCCCGGCGCAGCCCCTCCAGCAGCGCCCCGCGCACCAGCTCCGGGTCCGGTTCACGCAGCGCGCGTACCGACAGCTCGACCGCTCCCAGGCGTTCCACGGAACGCGCCACCACGTCGCCGTCCGCCCACCGGACCTCCTCCCCGGCGAACCGCAGATGTCCCGCGGCCAGCCGCGCGGTGTCCTCGTCGACGACGGCGGCCAGCCGCACCCGGGCGGACGCGGCATGGGCGGGCCGGTCCGCGACAGCGACCGCGAGCCACCGCGCGCTGCGCAGCCGCGAGCCGCTCCCCAGCTCCGCGCCCGTGCCCGACACCATCAGGAACGCCCCCTCGCCCCGGGCCCGCGCCACCCGCTCCGGGAACGCCAGCGCCGCCACCAGCCCCACGGCCGCGTCGTCCGGGCCGGCACCGGTGCCCGCCGAGGAGCCCAGGGACTGCGAGAGCCGCCGCACCTCCTGCCGCCAGCGCGCCGCGTAACCGTCCCCGCCGCGCCGCGCCGTGCGCAGCGCGTGTGCCAGGTCGTCGCCGTACTCCCGCGGCGGTTCCTCGCCGATGAGCGCCACCACCTCCGCGGCGCGGCGCCCGCCGACCTCGTCCGCGCCGTCCAGGAGGGCGCGGGCCAGCCGGGGGTGCAGGCCGAGCCGGGACATCCGCACGCCCCGGTCCGTCGCGCGCCCCGTGGCGTCCACCGCGCCGACCGCCGTCAGCACCTCCCGGGCCGCGCCCATGGCGCCGGCGGGCGGCGGGTCGAGCAGCGCGAGCCCCGAGGCGTCCGGATCGCCCCAGCAGGCCGCCTGCAGCGCGAACGCCGCGAGGTCGGCCACCTTGATCTCGGGGGAGGGGAACGCGGTCAGGCGCCCGTCCTCGGCCTCCTCCCAGCAGCGGTACACCGCGCCCGGGGCCTCGCGCCCCGCACGGCCCGCACGCTGCCGTCCCGCCGCCCGTGACGCCCGCACGGTCGTCAGGGCGCCCAGCCCCCGGGCGTGGTCGGTACGCGGCTCCCTGGAGAGGCCGGAATCCACGACGACCCGCACCCCGGGCACCGTCAGGGACGACTCCGCCACGGACGTCGCCAGCACCACCCGGCGCCCGCCCGACGGTCCCGCCAGCACCGCGTCCTGCACGGCTGCCGGGGCGCGCCCGTGCACCTGGAGCACCTCGGCGCCGACGCCCGCCAGCTGACCGGCCACCCGGCCGATCTCGCCGACACCCGGCAGGAAGCACAGGACGTCACCGTCGCGCTCGGCGAGCGCCCGGCGCACCACGGCGGCCACATGCGTCAGAAGCGCCGGATCCACCCTCATCCCGTGCGGCGGGCGCACCGGCCCGGCGGGCGGCGCCCACACCACCTCGACCGGATGGGACACCCCCTGTGCCTCGACCACCGGAGCGTCACCGAGCAGCCGCGCCCAGCCGGAGGCGTCCGTCGTCGCCGACGCCGCCACCAGCCGCAGATCGGGCCGGATCGTCCCCCGTACGTCGAGGAGGAACGCGGCGGCAGTGTCCGCGTCGAGATGGCGCTCGTGGCACTCGTCGATGATCACCACGTCGACGCCGGCCAGCTCCTGGTCGCGCTGGAGCCGCTGGAGCAGTACCCCGGTGGTCACGACCTCCACCACCGTGTCGCGCCCCACCACGCGCTCCCCGCGCACCGTGAATCCGACGCGTTCCCCGGGGCGCTCCCCGAGCAGCCAGGCCATCCGCCGTGCCGCGGCCCGGGCGGCGATCCTGCGGGGCTCGGCGACGAGCACCCTGCGCGCCGGACCGCCGCCGGTCAGCCCGGCGAGGACCAGGGGCACGAGGGTCGTCTTGCCGGTCCCGGGCGGCGCGCACAGCACCGCGGCCCCCCGCTCGTCGAGCGCGCGCTCCAGGGCGGGCACAGCGGTGCGTACGGGCAACTGGTCCAGGGCGTCGGTGCGGATCACGCCCCCAGTCTCGTACGCCCGCCGTTCAGTCGGACCGCTGGTCCCTCACGAGGCCCGGTCGTCCCGCTCGCAGACGAAGATCGCGGTGCCGGGGATGAGGTTGCCGCGCAGCGGGGACCAGCCGCCCCACTCCTGGTCGTTCCAGGCCGGCCACTCCGGCTCCACGAGATCGATCAGGCGGAAACCGCCCGCCACCACGTCCCGCACCCGGTCGCCCAGCGTCCTGTGATGCTCCACGTACACCGCGTCGCCGCTCCCGTCCTGCTCGACGTACGGCACCCGGTCGAAGTACGAGGCGGAGACGGAGAGGCCCTCGGGGCCCGGCTCGTCCGGGAACGCCCAGCGGATCGGGTGCGTCACCGAGAAGACCCAGCGTCCCCCGGGCCGCAGCACCCGGTGCACCTCGCGGAACACCTGCACCGGGTCGGCGACGAAGGGCACCGCGCCGTAGGCGGAACAGGCCAGGTCGAAGGAGCCGTCCCGGAAGGGCAGCCGTCCGGCGTCGGCCTCCACGAGGGGCACGCCGTCGCCGATCCGCAGGGCGTGCTGGAGCTGACGGTGGGAGAGGTCCAGGGCCACCGGGCGGGCGCCGCGCGAGGCGAGCCAGCGCGAGCACTGGGCGGCGCCCGCCCCGATCTCCAGCACGTCCAGACCCTTCAGGTCCCCCGCCGGGCCCAGCAGGGCGGCCTCCGCCTCGTCCAGCCCCTCCGGGCCCCAGACGAAGCGGTCGTCCCCCAGGAACGCGCCGTGGTCGCTCTGGTACTCGTCGGCGTTCCGGTCCCACCAGCCGCGGCTCGCCCGGCTGCTCTCCGCCTCACCGGCTTCCCGCCGGGTCGCCTCAGGTTCGGAGTCGTAGATCTCTTGGCTCATCGTGCCCGTCGTTGTAGTTTGCCTTCACCCGCCTCGCGCGGGTGCCTCCACGGGCCGCAGGGGGTGAGTGCGCCTGTGCGCGCACGACACGCCGCTGCGACCGATGTGGCCTCGGTGAACGTGAGTTGTGCCGGGATTGGGGTGTTGTGCCCCGGGTGTGCGCCTTCGCGCATTGACCCTGTCCGGCTGCCCCCGTATGCTACAAGTTGCGCTGCGAGCCTGCGCGCTTCAGACCTAGCAGGCCGCGCTCGCGTCTGTTGCATGTCCCCTCGGTTGTCGAGGCGCCTTCCGGTTAACGGATCGGCGCTTTCCAGGCTGTCCGGTCTTCTGCAGAGGCGATACGGGCTCTCGGCGTAGCAGTACCTACGACTCACTGTCCGTACCGGAGCCCTTTCCCACATGACGAGCAGCACCGAGACCACCGCCACCACTCCGCAGGTTGCGGTCAACGACATCGGCGACGCGGACGCGTTCCTCGCGGCGATCGACGAGACGATCAAGTACTTCAACGACGGCGACATCGTTGACGGTGTCATCGTCAAGGTTGACCGGGACGAGGTTCTCCTCGACATCGGTTACAAGACCGAAGGCGTCATCCCGAGCCGCGAGCTCTCGATCAAGCACGACGTCGACCCGAACGAGGTCGTCAAGGTCGGCGACGAGATCGAGGCCCTGGTTCTCCAGAAGGAGGACAAGGAAGGCCGCCTGATCCTCTCGAAGAAGCGCGCTCAGTACGAGCGTGCCTGGGGCACCATCGAGAAGATCAAGGAAGAAGACGGCATCGTCACCGGTACCGTCATCGAGGTCGTCAAGGGTGGTCTCATCCTCGACATCGGCCTCCGTGGCTTCCTCCCGGCGTCGCTCGTCGAGATGCGTCGTGTCCGCGACCTCCAGCCCTACGTGGGCAAGGAGCTCGAGGCCAAGATCATCGAGCTGGACAAGAACCGCAACAACGTGGTCCTGTCCCGCCGTGCCTGGCTCGAGCAGACGCAGTCCGAGGTTCGCCAGACGTTCCTCACGACCCTCCAGAAGGGTCAGGTCCGCTCCGGCGTCGTCTCCTCGATCGTCAACTTCGGTGCCTTCGTGGACCTGGGTGGCGTCGACGGTCTCGTGCACGTCTCCGAGCTCTCCTGGAAGCACATCGACCACCCCTCCGAGGTTGTCGAGGTCGGCCAGGAAGTCACCGTCGAGGTCCTCGACGTCGACATGGACCGCGAGCGCGTGTCGCTGTCGCTCAAGGCGACGCAGGAAGACCCGTGGCAGCAGTTCGCCCGTACGCACCAGATCGGGCAGGTCGTTCCCGGTAAGGTCACCAAGCTCGTTCCGTTCGGTGCGTTCGTGCGCGTCGACGAGGGCATCGAGGGTCTGGTCCACATCTCCGAGCTGGCCGAGCGCCACGTGGAGATCCCGGAGCAGGTCGTCCAGGTCAACGACGAGATCTTCGTCAAGGTCATCGACATCGACCTCGAGCGTCGTCGCATCAGCCTCTCGCTGAAGCAGGCCAACGAGGCGTTCGGCGGGGACCCGGCCTCGGTCGAGTTCGACCCGACGCTGTACGGCATGGCCGCGTCGTACGACGACCAGGGCAACTACATCTACCCCGAGGGCTTCGACCCCGAGACCAACGACTGGCTCGAGGGCTTCGAGGCTCAGCGCGAGGTCTGGGAGACGCAGTACGCCGAGGCGCAGCAGCGCTTCGAGCAGCACCAGGCCCAGGTCATCAAGTCCCGCGAGGCCGACGAGGCTGCCGCTGCCGAGGGCGCTGCCGCCCCGGCCGGCGCTGCCCCGGCTGCCTCCGGCGGCAGCGGTGGCGGCGGCTCGTACTCCTCGGAGTCCGCGGACAACTCCGGCGCCCTGGCGTCGGACGAGGCCCTGGCCGCCCTGCGCGAGAAGCTGGCCGGCGGCCAGAGCTGACGCTCTGACCCCAGCCGCTCATCGGCTGCAGTAGCTGTAGAGCTGTAGGTGAGGCCCGTCCCCTCCGGGGGGCGGGCCTCACTCGTGTCCGGGACGCGCGGCCTGACCCGTTCCTGGACGCAGGCCTGACTGGTGTCCGGGCGCGGGGCTGACCCCTTCCCCGCGCGGGGCTGACTCGTTCCCGGCGCGGGGCTCAGGGCGTGACGGCGATGTTCGTCAGCCCTTTGCCGCCGGTGACCGTGTTGGAGGCGTACACGGTGGTGAGGCAGCTCGTGCTCGCATTGGTCACGTTGACGGCGAGCTGCCCGCCACCGGTGGCGCCGCTCAGATCCGAGACGTTGTCGCGGAAGACGGTGCCGCAGCCCCAACCGCTCTGCTGGGTGTGCGTCTCGTAGCCGTTGTTCGTGGTGCGGACGCCCTTGTTGTTCTCGACCAGCACGTCGTTGCCCTTCACGTCGACCCACGAGTCGTCGTAGTTGGCGCCGGTCAAGCCGTTGCCGTCGAAGGTGTTCCCGATGATCTCCGCGCCGGTGGTGCCTTCCTTGATGTCTATGTTCTCGCCGCCGACGCCCGGGCCGATCGTGTTGCCGATGATCCGGGCGTTGTCGCTCCGGTCGGTGAGGTCGCCCGCCGAGCCCACGTACACGCCCTCGCCCATGCCCCGGCCGTTCCGG from Streptomyces sp. QL37 harbors:
- a CDS encoding right-handed parallel beta-helix repeat-containing protein — protein: MRARTLVPALVTAALAASALPLAAAGPARAAAVVDVSTAAQLKAALAAAAPGDTIRLADGTYTGNFKATVPATSAARITLTGSPAAVLTAGGGYGLHLNGASYWTVYGVTVTGGQKGIVTDAATGVVIDSVTVHGLDMEGVHFRTSSRDGVLKNSRIHDTGRNGRGMGEGVYVGSAGDLTDRSDNARIIGNTIGPGVGGENIDIKEGTTGAEIIGNTFDGNGLTGANYDDSWVDVKGNDVLVENNKGVRTTNNGYETHTQQSGWGCGTVFRDNVSDLSGATGGGQLAVNVTNASTSCLTTVYASNTVTGGKGLTNIAVTP